A genomic stretch from Streptomyces sp. QL37 includes:
- a CDS encoding ABC transporter substrate-binding protein yields the protein MKLRVVGAVVAALTLTLAGCSEKAKSSEDGAADKNGVKTGEGVTDSKITLGALTDMTGVYASLGKSVTQAQQLWVEETNKAGGICDRQIELTVRDHGYDPQKAIGAYTELEPEVLGFTQFIGSPFVSAVESRIDGQDKGIVLPQAWSANLVGSKYVRVIGATYDVETINLIDFLLDEKRIAKGDKIGHVYFEGDYGENALAGSKHAAQEAGLTVVEQKIKPTDNDMTAQVSALKQAGVKAVVVSAGPRQAASLVGVAAATGFDVPVVGNNSAYAPQLLATQAGAALQKDYYIGSSTLPIGDAAAGPAKLSKAYGAKYPKDGLDNGVIAGYNAATVFGEALKKACESKDLTREGVDKALLTIKDFGADFGISHDFTDPSAPSTRETVVMKPDAKTPGGLKVVRPAEVAPAAESFTLKP from the coding sequence ATGAAGCTACGTGTTGTCGGAGCCGTCGTCGCGGCTCTCACCCTCACCCTCGCGGGATGCAGCGAGAAGGCGAAGTCGTCCGAGGACGGCGCCGCGGACAAGAACGGCGTGAAGACCGGGGAGGGCGTCACCGACTCGAAGATCACCCTCGGTGCCCTGACCGACATGACCGGGGTGTACGCCTCGCTGGGCAAGAGCGTCACCCAGGCCCAGCAGCTCTGGGTGGAGGAGACCAACAAGGCCGGCGGCATCTGCGACCGGCAGATCGAACTGACCGTCCGCGACCACGGATACGACCCGCAGAAGGCGATCGGCGCGTACACCGAGCTCGAGCCGGAGGTACTGGGCTTCACCCAGTTCATCGGCTCCCCGTTCGTCTCCGCCGTCGAGTCGCGCATCGACGGCCAGGACAAGGGCATCGTCCTGCCCCAGGCCTGGTCCGCGAACCTCGTCGGATCCAAGTACGTCCGCGTCATCGGCGCCACGTACGACGTCGAGACGATCAACCTGATCGACTTCCTGCTCGACGAGAAGCGCATCGCCAAGGGCGACAAGATCGGCCATGTGTACTTCGAGGGCGACTACGGCGAGAACGCCCTGGCCGGCTCGAAGCACGCTGCTCAGGAAGCCGGCCTCACCGTCGTCGAGCAGAAGATCAAGCCGACCGACAACGACATGACCGCCCAGGTCTCGGCGCTCAAGCAGGCAGGCGTGAAGGCGGTCGTCGTGAGCGCGGGTCCGCGTCAGGCGGCCTCCCTGGTCGGTGTCGCCGCGGCCACGGGCTTCGACGTCCCCGTCGTCGGCAACAACTCGGCGTACGCCCCGCAGCTCCTGGCGACCCAGGCGGGCGCCGCCCTGCAGAAGGACTACTACATCGGCTCCTCCACCCTGCCCATCGGTGACGCTGCGGCCGGCCCGGCGAAGCTCTCCAAGGCCTACGGGGCCAAGTACCCGAAGGACGGCCTCGACAACGGCGTCATCGCCGGATACAACGCGGCGACCGTCTTCGGTGAGGCACTGAAGAAGGCCTGCGAGTCGAAGGACCTGACCCGTGAGGGTGTCGACAAGGCGCTGCTCACCATCAAGGACTTCGGCGCCGACTTCGGGATCTCGCACGACTTCACCGACCCGTCGGCGCCCTCCACCCGGGAGACCGTCGTCATGAAGCCGGACGCCAAGACCCCCGGCGGTCTCAAGGTGGTCCGTCCGGCCGAGGTGGCCCCGGCCGCCGAGTCCTTCACGCTCAAGCCCTGA
- a CDS encoding branched-chain amino acid ABC transporter permease, whose amino-acid sequence MRRPAPYLWLAGSVLLLLFPFYLDRFWLQAGLFAMAAAIGAIGLNLLTGSTGQLSMGHAFFLAVGAYGYCILGGESSTENGHALTGLGLPTWLAAVLAVLLAGAAGGLFSPIAGRLSGAYLGIATLALIFIGQHVLFNAGSLTGGFNGRPVPPLSLFGFTFDDAEVVVAAVPFQSSEKLWYLGLAALLASGLFARGVLRGRPGRALNAIRDHRIAAGVMGVPVARYRAGVFVLSSMYAGLAGVLLALVFQRTVPEYFGMILSLEYLAMIVIGGLGSVAGAVIGAAFVSLLPQVLTHYSDSLPLVSAPGTGGIAPGEASRYLYGAAVVAVVLFLPGGIARLKNPGEKKK is encoded by the coding sequence CTGCGCCGGCCCGCCCCGTATCTCTGGCTCGCCGGCTCGGTGCTGCTCCTCCTGTTCCCCTTCTACCTGGACAGGTTCTGGCTCCAGGCCGGACTGTTCGCCATGGCCGCGGCGATCGGGGCGATCGGGCTCAACCTGCTCACCGGCTCCACGGGCCAGCTCTCCATGGGGCACGCCTTCTTCCTCGCCGTGGGCGCGTACGGCTACTGCATCCTGGGGGGCGAGAGCAGCACGGAGAACGGGCACGCGCTCACCGGCCTGGGCCTGCCCACCTGGCTCGCGGCCGTCCTGGCTGTGCTCCTGGCAGGGGCCGCCGGGGGGCTCTTCAGCCCGATCGCGGGGCGGCTGAGCGGTGCGTATCTCGGTATCGCCACGCTCGCGCTGATCTTCATCGGCCAGCACGTGCTGTTCAACGCGGGCTCGCTCACCGGTGGCTTCAACGGCCGGCCGGTGCCGCCCCTCTCGCTCTTCGGGTTCACCTTCGACGACGCCGAAGTGGTCGTCGCGGCGGTGCCCTTCCAGTCGTCCGAGAAGCTCTGGTACCTGGGGCTGGCCGCCCTGCTGGCGAGCGGACTCTTCGCCCGCGGGGTGCTGCGCGGCAGGCCGGGACGGGCGCTCAACGCCATCCGGGACCACCGCATCGCCGCCGGCGTGATGGGCGTGCCGGTGGCCCGGTACCGGGCGGGAGTCTTCGTCCTGTCCTCGATGTACGCGGGCCTCGCGGGCGTCCTGCTCGCGCTGGTCTTCCAGCGGACCGTGCCCGAGTACTTCGGCATGATCCTGTCCCTCGAATACCTCGCCATGATCGTCATCGGCGGGCTGGGCAGCGTCGCGGGAGCCGTCATCGGCGCCGCGTTCGTGTCGCTGCTCCCGCAGGTGCTCACCCACTACAGCGACTCCCTCCCCCTGGTGTCCGCCCCTGGTACGGGCGGCATCGCACCGGGCGAGGCGTCCCGCTATCTGTACGGCGCCGCGGTCGTCGCGGTCGTCCTGTTCCTGCCCGGCGGCATTGCGCGTCTGAAGAATCCAGGGGAGAAGAAGAAATGA
- a CDS encoding branched-chain amino acid ABC transporter permease gives MTTFIELLLGGLSIGSVYALIALGFVVIFKATEVVNFAHASLLLAGGYVTAVLHDDIGFWPALGVGIAGAAVVGSAVEFFVMRRYRGSDQSVLAIVTIGVDIILTTELVRRMGTDVMSLGDPWGDDVVTIGGVTLAETRIAAFLVAGLLITVFLLAFRFTSWGVSMRAAAENPQTAALMGIRLGRVSLSAWAVAGALAAVAALFLTVFPTPGLERATSLAALKAFPAAILGGLDSTTGALVGGLVVGVTESLATGYQSDLSFLGRGIGDLAPYLVMVVVLLVRPAGLFGTKELSRV, from the coding sequence ATGACCACCTTCATCGAACTCCTCCTCGGCGGCCTCTCCATAGGGTCGGTCTACGCACTGATCGCCCTGGGCTTCGTCGTCATCTTCAAGGCGACCGAGGTCGTCAACTTCGCCCACGCCTCGCTGCTCCTGGCGGGCGGTTACGTCACCGCCGTACTCCACGACGACATCGGCTTCTGGCCGGCCCTCGGCGTCGGCATCGCGGGCGCGGCGGTTGTCGGCTCGGCGGTCGAGTTCTTCGTCATGCGACGCTACCGGGGGAGCGACCAGAGCGTCCTGGCCATCGTCACCATCGGCGTCGACATCATCCTCACCACCGAACTCGTCCGGCGCATGGGAACGGACGTCATGTCGCTGGGCGACCCGTGGGGCGACGACGTCGTCACCATCGGCGGTGTCACCCTCGCCGAGACCCGCATCGCGGCGTTCCTCGTCGCGGGGCTGCTCATCACGGTGTTCCTGCTCGCCTTCCGCTTCACCTCGTGGGGCGTCTCCATGCGGGCCGCCGCCGAGAACCCGCAGACCGCCGCGCTGATGGGCATCCGCCTCGGCCGGGTCTCCCTCTCCGCCTGGGCGGTCGCGGGAGCACTCGCCGCCGTCGCCGCGCTCTTCCTCACCGTGTTCCCGACCCCCGGCCTGGAGCGGGCCACCTCACTCGCCGCCCTCAAGGCGTTCCCCGCCGCGATCCTCGGCGGACTCGACTCCACGACCGGGGCACTCGTCGGAGGTCTCGTCGTCGGAGTCACCGAGTCACTCGCCACGGGCTACCAGAGCGACCTCTCCTTCCTCGGACGCGGCATCGGTGATCTCGCGCCGTACCTGGTGATGGTGGTCGTCCTGCTCGTCCGGCCGGCGGGACTCTTCGGTACGAAGGAGCTGTCCCGTGTCTGA
- a CDS encoding ABC transporter ATP-binding protein: MVRVTTAPAPLAVRDVTVRFAGLTALDAVSFTVEPGSVHAVIGPNGAGKSTTFNVLSGVYRATSGSVHLGSTELTGLAPHRIADLGVARTFQNLALPPHATVAESLMLGRHRLTRAGFVASGLRLPSATREAHRHLERVREIAEFIGLDKELDFPAGALPYGKQKLVELGRALCMEPEVLLLDEPIAGMTADERRRTAAVVAGVRDSLGISIVMVEHDMGVVMRLADAVTVLDFGRRIAGGTPAEVQNDPAVVQAYLGAQE, translated from the coding sequence GTGGTCCGCGTGACGACCGCTCCGGCCCCTCTCGCCGTGCGCGACGTGACCGTGCGCTTCGCCGGACTCACCGCCCTCGACGCGGTGTCCTTCACCGTCGAACCGGGCAGTGTGCACGCCGTCATCGGCCCCAACGGCGCGGGAAAGTCCACCACGTTCAACGTGCTCTCCGGCGTCTACCGCGCCACCTCGGGCAGCGTGCACCTCGGTTCCACCGAACTCACCGGTCTCGCCCCGCACAGGATCGCCGACCTCGGCGTCGCCCGCACCTTCCAGAACCTGGCCCTGCCGCCGCACGCCACCGTCGCCGAAAGTCTCATGCTCGGCCGGCACCGGCTCACCCGCGCCGGGTTCGTGGCCTCGGGACTGAGGCTGCCCTCAGCGACCCGTGAGGCCCACCGGCATCTCGAACGCGTGCGTGAGATAGCCGAGTTCATCGGCCTCGACAAGGAACTCGACTTCCCCGCAGGCGCCCTCCCGTACGGGAAGCAGAAGCTCGTCGAGCTCGGCCGCGCCCTGTGCATGGAGCCCGAGGTCCTGCTCCTGGATGAGCCCATCGCGGGCATGACCGCAGACGAGCGCCGCCGCACCGCGGCCGTCGTCGCCGGTGTGCGCGACAGCCTCGGCATCTCGATCGTCATGGTCGAACACGACATGGGGGTGGTGATGCGGCTCGCGGACGCCGTGACCGTACTCGACTTCGGACGCAGGATCGCGGGTGGCACGCCCGCCGAGGTGCAGAACGACCCGGCCGTCGTGCAGGCCTACCTGGGGGCACAGGAATGA
- a CDS encoding ABC transporter ATP-binding protein: MATLEIRELSVGYGPVRALRDVSVDVPAGAITAVLGGNGAGKTTLLRAVSRTLGFHRGTGTGTIRFDGRPLDGLRPAQVVAAGVIQVPEGRQVFARMTVADNLRAGALGARGGRKAASTALRRVHELFPVLAERAHQRAGLLSGGEQQMLAMGRALMAAPRLLLLDEPSLGLAPLMAARIAETIQEINAGGTSVMLVEQNAAIALRLASTAYVLDVGEVALDGPADELAASDEVRRRYLGVVDETAAEDAAQAEGVTRTLSRWSA; this comes from the coding sequence ATGGCAACGCTCGAGATCCGCGAACTGTCCGTGGGCTACGGCCCGGTACGGGCACTGCGCGACGTCTCCGTCGACGTGCCGGCCGGCGCGATCACCGCTGTACTCGGTGGCAACGGCGCCGGCAAGACCACGCTGCTGCGGGCCGTATCGCGGACCCTCGGCTTCCACCGCGGCACGGGCACGGGCACCATCCGCTTCGACGGCCGTCCCCTGGACGGGCTCCGCCCCGCCCAGGTGGTGGCGGCGGGAGTGATCCAGGTACCGGAAGGGCGGCAGGTGTTCGCCCGGATGACGGTGGCGGACAATCTGCGGGCGGGCGCGCTCGGGGCGCGCGGCGGGCGGAAGGCGGCGTCCACCGCCCTCCGGCGCGTACACGAACTGTTCCCCGTGCTCGCCGAGCGCGCGCACCAGCGGGCCGGTCTGCTCTCGGGCGGTGAGCAGCAGATGCTGGCGATGGGCCGGGCCCTCATGGCCGCCCCCCGCCTGCTGCTGCTCGACGAGCCGTCCCTGGGCCTCGCCCCGCTGATGGCGGCCAGGATCGCCGAGACGATCCAGGAGATCAACGCGGGCGGCACCTCCGTCATGCTCGTCGAGCAGAACGCGGCCATCGCGCTGCGGCTCGCCTCCACGGCGTACGTCCTCGATGTCGGCGAGGTCGCGCTCGACGGTCCGGCCGACGAACTCGCCGCCTCCGACGAGGTGCGCCGGCGCTATCTCGGTGTCGTCGACGAGACGGCCGCCGAGGACGCCGCGCAGGCGGAAGGCGTCACCCGCACCCTGAGCAGGTGGTCCGCGTGA
- a CDS encoding helix-turn-helix domain-containing protein, with amino-acid sequence MRRRGDERGRALLDALLEGRSEPDLAARAASSLGLPERGRYAVAVVRAGEGGPACVALEAEGLRCFRRGRGERETVVVALGDLDPAALTDLLARCPGPGGIGPVADGLAGLGAARRLAEVALLTCPPGTAEIVRLEERLPAALVVSQPELAARLVSDVFGPLLALDPADRALLVRTLEAWLECGGSAGRAAGRLYCHRNTVLNRLRRLERLTSRSLSRPRELIEMMLALDAFTLTASQP; translated from the coding sequence ATGCGGCGGCGCGGTGACGAGCGGGGCCGGGCACTGCTCGACGCGCTGCTGGAGGGCCGGTCGGAGCCGGACCTCGCGGCGCGCGCGGCGAGCAGTCTCGGTCTGCCGGAGCGGGGCCGTTACGCGGTGGCGGTGGTGCGGGCGGGCGAGGGCGGGCCGGCGTGCGTGGCGCTGGAGGCGGAGGGGCTGCGGTGCTTCCGGCGGGGACGAGGAGAGCGCGAGACCGTCGTCGTCGCTCTGGGCGACCTGGATCCGGCGGCGCTCACCGACCTGCTGGCGCGGTGTCCGGGCCCCGGCGGAATCGGTCCGGTGGCAGACGGCCTGGCGGGGCTGGGGGCGGCCCGGCGGCTGGCCGAGGTGGCGCTGCTGACCTGCCCGCCGGGCACGGCGGAGATCGTCCGGCTGGAGGAACGGCTGCCCGCCGCGCTGGTGGTGAGCCAGCCGGAGCTGGCGGCCCGGCTGGTCTCGGATGTCTTCGGTCCGCTGCTGGCACTGGATCCGGCGGACCGGGCACTGCTGGTGCGGACGCTGGAGGCGTGGCTGGAGTGCGGGGGGTCGGCCGGGCGGGCGGCCGGCCGGCTGTACTGCCACCGCAACACCGTGCTCAACCGCTTGCGGCGGCTGGAGCGGCTGACCTCGCGGTCGCTGTCACGGCCGCGTGAGCTGATCGAGATGATGCTGGCGCTGGACGCGTTCACGCTGACGGCTTCGCAGCCGTGA